The Daphnia magna isolate NIES linkage group LG6, ASM2063170v1.1, whole genome shotgun sequence genome segment CCGTCCGCAGTCGACTAGGACGAGCGTAGAAGCCGAAGAGAGGCCCAAGAAGCCAGCAGTCGAAACGATTCGTCGCTACCAGTTCACCTCTCCCGATGGCTCTTTCACGTTCGGCTACGAAAATGCCGATGGCTCGTTCAAGGAGGAGACCCGCGGCATCGATTGCGTCGTTCACGGTAAGTACGGTTACATCGAAGAAGATGGAACTCGTCGTGAATTCACCTACCAGACGGGCAACCCATGCGATCCGAACGCCGTCCCAGTTGAAGAAGCTCCTCTTGAAGAAGAGCCGGTTGTCCAGGTACCAGTCAGAAGACCCAGTAACACACCCCGTCCTGCCGTTAGCCGACCCGTTTCTCGCCCCGAACCGGCGCGTGCTCAACCCGAACGTCCCCAACCTGAACGCGTCCAACCTCAACGTGTCCAACCCGAACGTCCTCAACCTGAACGCGTCCAACCTGAACGCGTCCAACCTGAACGACCCCAACCTGAACGGCCAGAAGCCGCTGAACGCCGCCCATCTTTCCCCACTTTCCAACAAGCCCAGCAGAACCAACAGCAGGGCAGCGCCATCGATGAGGAAGAGCGTGAAATTCAAGCCGTCCTGAACACCCCTACTCGCATCAGCCGGCCAGATGGCAACCGCGAAGAGCCCGTCCCTCAACCTCGTCCAGCTCCTCAACCCCGTCCGGCCCCTCAGCCTCGTCCAGTTGCTCAACAACAGGAAGCCCCGGTTGCACCTCCCCGCCGCCCTCAACCCGGGGTCTCCGTCTTTGATCAGGAAATCTTGAACTTTGATGGCAAACCATCAGATGTTGTTCAACTCCAGCCGGCCGCGCCGCAGCGACAGGAAGCCGCTCCTCAGCAGGAAGTCAGCCGTGGAGCTCTTCCATCTCGCCCAGGTTTCCGTCCAGTATTGACCCCAGTTGGTGCCCGTCCTGCCCCTCCGGCCGAGCGTCCTATtttcgaagaagaagagcaaGTCTTTGTCCAGCGCAATGAACAACCAAGACAAGAACGCCCCGAACCTCCCAGGGCTACTGGCCAACGCAGCTTTGCAACTGAGCTCGTTTTCGATCCCAGGACCAACCAGTTCCAGGCAGCCTCCCAACAGTTCATCCCGGCTACCCAGGAGGACTTCCGATTCCGTGATCAGCTGATTGCTTTCTCTCCGTCTACCACCCCCCGTCCGGAACAAGTTCGAGAACAGCCCAGGGAACAGCCCCGTGAACAGCCCAGGGAACAGCCCAGGGAACAGCCCAGGGAACAACGGCCGCAATTCCCTCAATTGAACGAAAACACGCAGGTCTTCCAGTCTCCATCTTTCCAGGAACAACGTCCAGTTTTCCCTCAATTCCAGGCCAATGTTGGCGAACAGGAACGCTCTCGCCAGGAAGCGGAAGCTCGCCGCCAGCAGCTGGAACAACAGCGTTTGGCTGACGAGCGCCAGCGCATTGCCGAAGAGAACGAACGTCGCCGTCTGCAGCCGGCTGTTGTCTTCGCCCCTGTACCTCAGGGCGGTCCTCCCCAGGCTCCCCGACTCACCGCCGAGCAGCAATTTCCCGGCCAgttccagcagcagcaggtCAGGCCGCAGTTCCAGCAACCGCAGGCACCCAGGGTCATCCCTCAAGAAGCGCGTCCAACTTTCGCTAGCGGGACAGATCGATTCTTTCTTGAGCACGCTCTAAAATAACAAACTTTCTCTCCCAACAGAGTTTTataattaaaaacatttttttttgtctattcTTTATGATATCTCGATTAATTaccatattttgttattatttttattttcattttatttttttttatatatctTGTCACCACATCATTTTGCTTATATTCTTCTCTTGATAACTTTTGGAAGACAAAATCTTGGCCGTCCGGAAGCCATTACGTCACAAATGGGTTACGCTCTAACCAACTCGGTTTATGGGGGGATATAGAAACCACCAGTCAAGCGACTCAAGTGAATTGCCGCAATGACGTTCTCGCATTTTACGATGCCGgacacacaaaacaaagaacGAGAGACCCCACCCCCCTTTGGTTGCCCGTCTTTCCAAGttgactctctctctctccttcgtttccatttttaaacaacaaatggcaggataagaaaaaaaattcacttgGATCGTAATTGGAAAGTTTGGGCAAACATCACTCGAATTGTTTCTAAAAATCCCTCCGTCTGTTTAAACACCCACGCTCAGTTTTCTCTTATGATGATAATGACTAACGCAAAACCATGTAAATAATTTGagaatacacacacacatacatgaTTATAAATCAAGACTTTATGCGACAGAGATACCATAAAAATCGGACGATTTATTGCAGTTTCCATCTCTTTCTTTAACGAtcgttctatttttttttttgcagttttgCTGTGGATGTAGTCTAGTATTTTATTTTGGGCTTCCCATccctaaaaaagaaaatgaaagcaGCAGGTTTGCAGCTATTCTTCGATGATTATGGGACCAATTATTCCGATGCGTCAAGAGCAGCCGGAGGCGAAGGAGTTGGCCGACATATGAAAAGTGAAAGGAACTTTACGACTTGCGTTCATTTTCTTgggttagtttttttttaaaccagcCCATATTTGTTTAATCGTACAACGTTGCCGCATAATTCTCCtgatttttattctatataCAGCCGACAGCGAGCGACAAAACTGAAATTTCTAGGCGTTTCATTAAAGATTCCAATCACTCCCCTCCATCACCCATCACAGCTGTCCATCGAGGCTATTCTGAATTTGCTCTCGTTGTTTCTTCAgctttcagtttttttttttgaagggggGATTTGTTTTGGGTGGCATAACGAATATGTTGCTATACAACGACCTCGCAAATTCCTTGCGCATAAATTTGGTGATCTAGTGAAATTTTGGTCCCTTTCCAAACGGAGATGGAAATGAAGAATTAGAGAGGCACATGCTTGAGCATTTTTAGTAGGTCACTCTTTGGTAAAAGTGaagagatttttctttttttttcgaaaaattgTATACGTCGTAGATACAGTCTAGCAAAAGTACTTTCCCTTTTTCCGTTTTcaatcttttcatttttcttgtgAATTAAGCACCGCCGAAACtctcaagagataaacattcACTAAATTGATTTACCGAGGGCAAACTGAATCTACGAGTCAAACgtgctgtttttcttttcgatccAATTGAATGGCctgtataaaagaaaagcaggaACAGCCAAAGATGCTAAACAAACGAATCACAAAGACCTTCAATTCCAACCTTGAATGTATGCATCAACTGAGGGTGTGGTCCAGCCAAATTCTTTTATACTTTGAAGGAAAAGGAGGAAACCCGGATCATTGTTTCCGTGCAAGAAAAAACTAGCGCACGACTCCTTATTATCCATCACTGCCCCCCCTCACTCCAGAAAGAACTGAAACATTTCGCTGCAATCATAAGGCAAACCTTTTTTACTCTATACATCATCTAGACTCGAGGACACAAGACATTCACACAGAAAAGTTGGAAGGATGTCGTATAAGCGCAGTTGAATCgaattttattattcaatCCTGTCATCGTTGAAGTTGGCGACTTTGATGTCGCCAAAATGTTTTCATAAATCCGTAcgatgtaataaaaaaaaaattattgaaagaAGAGCTGCTTCTATTTTTTATATGTTCGGATAAGAAAGGGGAGTCCCATCTTGTCCATGGCCGCGTTCGTCTTCGGGGAGAAAATGGGCAGGCTAATCATGgtgctattattattatagcATCGCCCAATGATATATAAGCAACAGTGATGGCCAAGTCATTTCAACGCCATCATTGGCGCTCTCCCGCTATTTTTGTAGCCCGACATTACTATCGTTTGATGGCTCCCTCCTTTCACTCGCTTGACTTGCTGCAAACCGCAACGGGAGAAAACAAATGCGGCTGGAACGCACCGACAATATTTCTCCGGGATTAACGGACGATTTGACAACCGCAGCGTTCAAttgtgtgtttattttttgattttttattattttggttGAGGTTCAATCACGAGCTCATCTCGATTGATTTGTTTGTACACACGGGATGGGACGAGGATTGATGGCCGTCATTACGAATGACGGCGATCGttcatttcttctttatgAAAAGGAACGCGGAAGTGCGTGACTCTGTCGAAGGGAAAATTACATGGGTTTTAAAATCAATTGAGCCCCTAGAGCCGAACGGCTGCACAGGCAGAAGGCCAGCTTTCAATCATCGCGTTGTTCCATGCGGCCAAATTCGAAAATGACGCCATTTCTAGAAGGAATGATAGGACGCGGTTAAGTTTCTTCTCAATTTGTGTGCTGTGCTAAATGTTAACCAACCCCACCCAAAGCTATTCAAACTTTCGACAATTAAAAGTTCCAAACGACTTTGACTCCTGGCCTGGTGTTATAGCACcgcttttcttgttttccctTGTCAATGAAACATTTCTTAAAAGCGCTGTTAAAACACGTTACATCAGAGCGAGGCAATTATAGAATAATGAGTCTATTCataatggcattttttttattgttttaacTCTATATACTTAGTATTTCGCAGGAAATGCCCCCCATCTTTAAGATGCGAAACCCTTCGGCGGGATGTGTGATATAATCCCACTGGCTGGCACCCCCCTTTGATAATAATCTCGTTGGCAATTACACAGAACCGACCGAACGAGTTTATACCACGCCCGAATCGTTAAGGTCGTCCCGATGATTTTTCAAGGGCACGTGTGGACACGTTGCAGGGAGTGGACGAGGAAGAGAATCGTGTGCCTCCGTGAAATGAAGACCTTTGCACGAATGTCCTCCTACACCCCATCGGAGGAGTCTCCTCCCTTTCTGTCATCTCATTCAGCCATGGCATTCAGCCATGGCCACTGGTTGGACGCATATATAAACATGGACGGCATCAACGGATAAGACAAACAGCTTCTCAGTCTCTTCTCTCGCACTGATCCAGTTCAATCTTCAGTACAATCTCAAGCGAGAATGATGCCGATGAAACGTGTAAGTATTATGCAGATCTTTTCAATCAAATCGTTTGCTTTTATTAGTTTGTAATCGGTTCGTTGCGATCGACAGTTGATGTTGATTGCGGCCGTCTTGTTGGTGGTAGCTTCCGCCAACGGCCAAACTACTCCGGTGCCCATTCTGAAGCAGATCAATCGGGTCAACGATGACGGATCTTACACCTACGGATTCGAGGCTGCCGACGGCACATTCAAAGTGGAGACCCGTGACAACTTGGGCAACGTCAGAGGAAAGTACGGCTACGTCGATGAGACCGGAGAGTTGAAGACCATCGAATATGCTGCTGGCCAAGGATTCGAAGCTTCCGGTTCACACATCCCAGTGGCTGATGTTGCCGGTGCCTTGCCCGTCTCAAAGCCAGTCGTTGCTCATCCTCGTCGTCCTGTTCCTCGACCCATTCAGGTGACTACTACGTTCCGTCCAGTCAGGGTGGAACAACCAGCTCCAGTTCACGTGCCCGCCAGACGCTTGGCCACGCCTTCCCTGTCCGTCCCGTCTTTCTCTAACGTCCGGCAACAACAGGCTGTTCCTCAGCACGTCAATACCATCGATCACAATGCCCAACGTGGTTTTAGTTTCTCGATCGAAGCTCCCGTTTTCCATCCCAGCACCACTACCCCCCAACCGTTCTTCAATCAAGGCTTCTAAAATGtcgtttttttaattctttgggGTATTTTGAttagttgttttgtttgagtCACGATAAGCCGTGTATATatctaaatgaaaataaagatCGCAAATTCAATAGTTTTCAGTGTGGCAATGATTAACGTGATCAATTGAATTGCGAGATGCAACTCTCTCGAGTtgtttccctcctttttttttctttgaaccAGAAATAAAGACGACGTGGACCAAACTGGGAATTGAGAAGATGGTCTTTACTCTTCTGGCCAGCGACGTCACTTTATCCTGCGTAGCCACTCGAGATGTCCTCGTAAATCGTGAGCCAAGTTTGATTGAATTGCCCGCAGAAGATGGAAGACAAATTCAAGGCTCTCCCACAACTCGGAAAAGGATTTCAACTAAATAAGCCAAGTCGtgtctttttttggggggtcaAAGAGAGAAAGTCCCAGCAATCAAGTAGATTAAGTACATAAGAGACGAAGACAGTATATAATAACGTTAAGTTTGTTGGGTCCAACAAATCGACTCTATACAACAATGAATCATCAATTTCATTGGCAAAAGGGAGAACGAAAGTGATACAAACCACTCGCTTGTTTCCCTCTAGAAAGGAATCAACAAATCATGATTTGCTTCTTTGATGATGGCAGAATATACGCGGTGTTTAACGCAATAAATCAGTTGACCAAGGACGATAATGGTTTGAAGACACACTTTGATGTGGTTCGCCCCGACTGCGATAAAGCCAGACTAATCACGTCGTAAGTAACTAAGTTGatgaaaactaaaaaagacgGCGAGACCTTTGAATCTTTATAAATGAAAACATCACACGAAATTATTTTGGCCGGATGGCGGCTCATCATGGGCAATCCCAACGTTATAGATCCCATCTCACCAAATCACGAGTCGTgtagaagaaagaaactttGCCTTGTATACACTCTAGAGAGACTGATGATGAGCAATGGCTCCTCTCGTCCGTTAACTTTGATTTCGTTAGCGTTAGAATCGATCACGATCAAACCGGGAAATTCGAATACAATGGGAgcgagttttaaaaaaaaaaaataggtcaCACTCTGACTGATGGATGGCATTGCTCCACAACAAGTTTATGCGTCTGTATATCGACCTGACTGAACCATCGTCGTATAATATTCTTTTACtgaatcaaaaaaaaagaatgcatTTATACACGCCATTCGCAGCACGACAAAACGATATATACAGACTGTGTTATCTGTTTAGTTTGTCCATGGCAACGTTAGTAGAGTGGTACATCCAGGGAAAAGGCTGGCGTGGTTGTTGACGCACGTGGATGATCCTAGAGGAAGAGATTAATAGAAgagtatatatatttttcttatcAAACGATATAAGAATATAGATTTTGCCAAGTAATACCATAAAGTTGGATGTGATGAGTTGGCTGTCCTCTGTTTCGCAGTGCGTTATGTGTGACGTACACAGCTGTTAAAAGGGGGGAAACAAGCGATGAAATCAAGGTCTCATTTTACGCCGATTTATTTCGCTCCACTCATCGTTACATTTGATCGACGTGTACAGCTAAACGAGacgtttgatttgatttgtttcaCTCGGCTTGTTATTGACtctttatctatttttttcggGGTGCTGATGCAACCGATCCACCGGAGCTATCCTGCAAGATGATTGGAAATCGAATGACGTCGACAtcgaaaatcgaaaaaaattttaaatcaaatttcttttcaaacttttGCATTTACTTTGTTCTTCTTTACCCTCCCCCGTTGTAGAGTACCAAAGAAAGAAGGGGATGGGGGAGAAGACAATTCAATAACTGTCCACCAATGTATTTATTAGGTGAATTCTCTTCTAGCTCGTTGCATCGTTGAAAATAGAGGCTATACGGTAGCCGATCGATAATAACGTATatatccctttttttctttgcttgtaaatttatttgtttttatcttattgtttcttccctctttttttttttttcttttggcatTTTCTCTGCGTTTACTTGTTTATGTGTTTTCATTTCGAGAAAGGCTCACGATAGTCTGCGGGGAACTAAGCAGTGTACTCtggaatgaaagaaaagtttgtttttttcctttctgtaTATCCCCATTTGAAAGTGTAGCTCACACGCGTCTCTCAGCTTAGATATGATGTGTCCAATAGAGGCAAGGCTCGATTATCGGCACAGCTGGGCCAAACGATAATACGGGAAAGCAAGTATATAACAACGTGTATAACTCCGCTTCTAGCACCTCTATGTATACGTACACAGCCATTATGATGCGAATAATGTGGTATCGTGTATTTTCAAATGCCTTTTGGAGAATGGAAAACAGTGAAAGACGTTTACTTTCTCTCTCTGCCAGCCGAGAAGCAACAACGAGACCTTGACTACACACCAATTCAGTTAATGATGACAACAGCCATTCAAAATTGccatttctttccttttccctctctatctctgtgtgtgtgtgtaaatgaTTATTGCAGTAAAGCTGGAAAATGGCTTTAACAAAGTCATTAAGCCCCGAAATAAACCCACGTTTTCCTtccctttgtgtgtgtgtttgtttctCCGTTACCAATGCTCACTCTGAGGTGTAATTTAGAAAAACCAtactttctctctctttctttctcactATTATGGTATTATCCAGGATGGTGGTAGATTATTATCCAGGAAAGGAGCCAGAGCTTTCGATGCGGAGGTGTTTAACCAGGTGTTTTGCCTCCGTCTGTATATCCAATCACGGCGCATCTTATATCGTCCCACGCTAATCATCATATGAACACGGCCTTTCACATGTCTTCTCAACAATGAAGACCTGTGCTGGCCAcgtcaaggaaaaaaaaacaaaagaataacgaCATAGATCCTTTTTAttcagaagaaaaatgaaaaggggTAAAGTCAAACTGTTGGCGCAGGGAAAGGGGCAAATATGGTTACAGGATGTTGAAGGACTATGGTGGACATCACCAAGTCCAACACGATTTgattcttgttttatttttgcttgcTGTTCTAAGCGTAGTGCATGACGGGAGGCGATTTCCTCACGACGCGGGTGGAGGCAGCGGCCGATGCGCTGACTTCACTTGGGATGAAGAAAGGCTGCTGGGCAGCAGGCACTGGCCGACGGGCGCGGCCTTCTTGGTCATCGGGAATACCGTCCTCGTTCTCATCAACGCTAGAGTATTCCCTGTCTTTGATTTTCTGCTGTGGAGAACTTTCTCCGACGACGATCGGGAACGGGTTCAGACCTCCGGACGTCTGGAAGCCGAGGGTCTTGTTGGCAGCAGATTTGCCAGTCTCGTATTCTAGCGTGAAATAACACagcgagagaaaagaaattcattttctCTGCCAAAGGAAAGACCATCGCGTTGGGCTAAATGGGGTCACCAACTTACCGAGGACTTGGAGAGTTCCAGTCTCGTCGATGTAGCCGTACTTTCCTGCCAGGTGTGTATAAATAAGGTTTGAATCAGTGAAAGTATAACCGTATAGAAGAAACTGTATACGCCGGTGAGGTACCAATGTGGGTCATCTCGGCTAGCGAGTCTAACGAACCAATGAGAGACTTACCTTTGACGTGACCGTTGAGTTCTTTCTTTTCGATACGGAAAGAGCCATCGCCAGCCTCGTAACCGAACGTGTAGGAGCCATCGTCGTTCACCTTGTTGATCTGCTTGATGATGGGTACAGGGGTGGTCGTGGTCTTTGCTTCGACCTCCACAACT includes the following:
- the LOC116925782 gene encoding LOW QUALITY PROTEIN: proteoglycan 4 (The sequence of the model RefSeq protein was modified relative to this genomic sequence to represent the inferred CDS: deleted 1 base in 1 codon) produces the protein MQFKSFALLMFAAVLVMGQVDQSQRDRQRQLAASRRTKLIEESQTNRASSPVAPKRRIVSRTRVTPAPALRASPRTTEAPATTPVPVTEPATEPSFATVPTFPAFTDVPQEPVVQEIQRPVAAQEEVIRGALPSRPGFRPVLRPFVEEQNVEEPIVFQPPPFRPAEPIEAPVEEPRIAEPVQQEVQQVRQRPVEQVQQSRPRPLAGPTRQRVQPTATRQEQQVDFELPSRAPALSKPARPQSTRTSVEAEERPKKPAVETIRRYQFTSPDGSFTFGYENADGSFKEETRGIDCVVHGKYGYIEEDGTRREFTYQTGNPCDPNAVPVEEAPLEEEPVVQVPVRRPSNTPRPAVSRPVSRPEPARAQPERPQPERVQPQRVQPERPQPERVQPERVQPERPQPERPEAAERRPSFPTFQQAQQNQQQGSAIDEEEREIQAVLNTPTRISRPDGNREEPVPQPRPAPQPRPAPQPRPVAQQQEAPVAPPRRPQPGVSVFDQEILNFDGKPSDVVQLQPAAPQRQEAAPQQEVSRGALPSRPGFRPVLTPVGARPAPPAERPIFEEEEQVFVQRNEQPRQERPEPPRATGQRSFATELVFDPRTNQFQAASQQFIPATQEDFRFRDQLIAFSPSTTPRPEQVREQPREQPREQPREQPREQPREQRPQFPQLNENTQVFQSPSFQEQRPVFPQFQANVGEQERSRQEAEARRQQLEQQRLADERQRIAEENERRRLQPAVVFAPVPQGGPPQAPRLTAEQQFPGQFQQQQVRPQFQQPQAPRVIPQEARPTFASGQIDSFLSTL
- the LOC116925781 gene encoding endocuticle structural glycoprotein SgAbd-2; the encoded protein is MMPMKRLMLIAAVLLVVASANGQTTPVPILKQINRVNDDGSYTYGFEAADGTFKVETRDNLGNVRGKYGYVDETGELKTIEYAAGQGFEASGSHIPVADVAGALPVSKPVVAHPRRPVPRPIQVTTTFRPVRVEQPAPVHVPARRLATPSLSVPSFSNVRQQQAVPQHVNTIDHNAQRGFSFSIEAPVFHPSTTTPQPFFNQGF
- the LOC116925776 gene encoding uncharacterized protein LOC116925776; the encoded protein is MRTFVILALAVCAVSALPQGGRVVEEVVEVEAKTTTTPVPIIKQINKVNDDGSYTFGYEAGDGSFRIEKKELNGHVKGKYGYIDETGTLQVLEYETGKSAANKTLGFQTSGGLNPFPIVVGESSPQQKIKDREYSSVDENEDGIPDDQEGRARRPVPAAQQPFFIPSEVSASAAASTRVVRKSPPVMHYA